The following are encoded together in the Lathyrus oleraceus cultivar Zhongwan6 chromosome 3, CAAS_Psat_ZW6_1.0, whole genome shotgun sequence genome:
- the LOC127127383 gene encoding soyasapogenol B glucuronide galactosyltransferase produces the protein MESQESHHKLHVIFVPYPTPGHMNPMIDTARLFAQHGVNVTIITTHAIASTFQKTIDTDFNSGYSIKTQLIHFPSAQVGLPHGVENIKDATSLEMLRKINHGISMLQDPIEALFQDLQPDCIVTDMMHAWTVEAAAKLGIPRIYYYSSSYFSNCASHFIRKYRPHDNLVSDTHKFTIPGLPHTIEMTPLQIPEWLREKNSAKDYFEPMFKSEERSYGTLYNSFHELESDYEKLSKTTMGIKSWGVGPVSAWANMDDDRKTIRGQREELGKESAELLNWLNSKQNESVLYVSFGSLTRLSHEQIVEIAYGLENSSHSFIWVVRENDKNEDKEGFLQDFEERMKESKKGYIIWNWAPQLLILDHPATGGIVTHCGWNSILESLSVGLPMITWPMFAEQFYNEKLLVDVLKIGVCVGSKVNKFWLSIGEDHVVVRREDIAKAVEILMGSSQESKEMRIRAKKLGDAAKRTIEEGGDSYYNLIQLIDELKSLKKSKANGEK, from the coding sequence ATGGAATCTCAAGAATCCCATCACAAACTACATGTAATTTTTGTCCCATATCCAACACCTGGACATATGAATCCCATGATTGACACAGCAAGGCTATTTGCCCAACATGGTGTTAATGTTACCATCATCACCACACATGCCATTGCTTCAACCTTCCAAAAAACCATTGACACTGACTTCAATTCTGGATATTCCATCAAAACTCAGCTTATTCACTTCCCTTCAGCTCAAGTTGGTCTCCCTCATGGTGTTGAAAACATCAAAGACGCCACTTCCCTTGAAATGCTTCGTAAAATCAACCATGGAATATCTATGCTCCAAGATCCAATCGAGGCTCTGTTTCAAGATCTTCAACCAGATTGCATAGTCACTGATATGATGCATGCTTGGACTGTGGAAGCAGCTGCAAAACTAGGTATTCCAAGGATTTACTATTACAGCTCAAGCTATTTCTCCAACTGTGCATCTCACTTTATCAGAAAGTATAGACCTCATGATAATTTAGTTTCTGATACACACAAATTTACAATTCCTGGTTTGCCTCATACCATTGAGATGACACCTCTGCAGATTCCTGAGTGGTTAAGGGAGAAGAATTCCGCCAAAGACTATTTTGAACCAATGTTTAAATCTGAGGAAAGAAGCTATGGGACACTCTACAATAGTTTTCATGAACTTGAAAGTGATTATGAGAAGCTTAGTAAAACTACAATGGGGATCAAATCATGGGGTGTAGGACCAGTTTCAGCTTGGGCTAATATGGATGATGATAGAAAGACTATTAGGGGACAAAGAGAGGAACTTGGAAAAGAATCTGCAGAGTTGTTAAACTGGCTTAACTCAAAGCAAAATGAGTCTGTTTTGTATGTAAGTTTTGGAAGCCTTACTAGGCTTTCTCATGAACAGATTGTGGAAATAGCTTATGGACTTGAAAATTCAAGTCATAGTTTCATTTGGGTTGTTAGagaaaatgataaaaatgaagACAAAGAAGGTTTCCTACAAGATTTTGAGGAAAGGATGAAAGAAAGCAAAAAGGGTTATATCATATGGAACTGGGCACCACAGCTTCTGATATTGGATCACCCTGCAACAGGAGGGATTGTAACTCATTGTGGTTGGAACTCAATCCTTGAAAGCCTGAGTGTTGGTTTGCCAATGATCACATGGCCAATGTTTGCTGAGCAATTTTACAATGAGAAGTTGCTTGTTGATGTTTTAAAAATTGGAGTTTGTGTTGGATCAAAAGTGAACAAGTTTTGGCTTAGCATTGGAGAAGATCATGTAGTGGTGAGAAGGGAAGATATTGCAAAGGCTGTTGAGATTTTGATGGGAAGTAGTCAAGAGAGCAAAGAAATGAGGATTAGAGCAAAAAAGCTTGGTGATGCTGCCAAGAGGACTATAGAGGAGGGTGGAGACTCTTACTACAACTTGATTCAGTTGATTGATGAGCTGAAATCATTGAAAAAATCTAAAGCAAATGGTGAGAAATAA
- the LOC127131065 gene encoding protein FAR1-RELATED SEQUENCE 5-like yields MCFSCLEEVKTYYQEYALKKGFGWRIRSSKKGDDGEVNYLILSCSREGSNISKISCTLKTLPSRAKNCPAKICIKLKQDGFWYIKQFESNHSHETSPTKVRLFKANKKMNLHVRRTIQINDDAGVRINKTFQSLVKDAGGHEDIPFCEKDVRNYINKERRAIGKEGDGKALISYFCKMREQNTDFFYDIDLDDDFHVRNVFWADARSRAAYEYFGDVVTFDTTYLTNKYDMPFAAFVGVNHHGQSTLLGCGLLSGEDTDSFVWLFKSWLRCMLEKAPLGIVTDQCKAMKNAIELVFPTTRHRWCLWHIMKKIPEKISGYGEYKRIKYAMKETVYDTFTTASFEKKWYSFIEKFDLQENDWLGGLYIERHRWAPTLLRVYFWVGMSTTQRSESIYAFFDGYINSTTSLNQFVKQYDNALRSRAEKEFEADFNSMDTTIPCGPNSSIEKQFQSEFTNAKFKEIQVEFRSKMNCSASLNSIEDFFATYHVLEEILVGDIRKERVLKVVLNKENHDFKCECSLFEFRGIVCRHVLSVCSQERIECNIGMVENQFESNICVESSLEVVNGEHYLDSSIVVGNCMSFMDLLTTCETTLTGSSQVIQVEYSGGMLKDCKLNFVLIQIVNGAVL; encoded by the exons ATGTGTTTTTCTTGTCTAGAGGAAGTTAAAACATATTATCAAGAGTATGCTTTAAAAAAGGGGTTTGGATGGAGGATTAGATCATCGAAAAAAGGAGATGACGGGGAGGTCAACTACCTAATACTTTCATGTTCAAGAGAGGGGTCTAACATTTCAAAAATTTCATGCACGTTAAAGACACTACCATCTAGAGCAAAAAATTGTCCTGCCAAGATTTGTATTAAATTGAAACAAGATGGTTTTTGGTACATTAAACAATTTGAATCTAACCATTCTCATGAGACTAGCCCTACAAAAGTAAGATTGTTCAAGGCTAACAAGAAAATGAACTTACATGTGAGGAGAACAATCCAAATCAATGATGATGCAGGAGTAAGGATCAACAAGACTTTTCAATCGCTTGTTAAAGATGCAGGAGGACATGAAGATATTCCCTTTTGTGAAAAAGATGTGAGGAATTATATTAACAAAGAGCGTCGTGCAATTGGAAAAGAAGGTGATGGTAAGGCTTTGATTAGTTATTTTTGTAAAATGAGGGAACAAAATACAGATTTCTTCTATGACATAGATTTGGATGATGATTTTCATGTGAGGAATGTATTTTGGGCTGATGCAAGAAGTAGAGCCGCTTACGAATATTTTGGAGATGTTGTAACTTTTGACACAACATACTTGACTAACAAGTATGACATGCCTTTTGCTGCATTCGTGGGTGTGAATCACCATGGTCAATCAACATTACTTGGTTGTGGATTACTTTCAGGTGAAGACACAGATTCTTTTGTGTGGTTATTTAAGTCATGGCTTCGTTGTATGCTAGAAAAAGCACCTTTGGGTATTGTGACCGATCAATGTAAGGCTATGAAAAATGCTATTGAGTTAGTCTTCCCTACAACTCGTCATAGGTGGTGTTTATGGCATATAATGAAAAAAATTCCAGAAAAGATAAGTGGATATGGTGAATACAAAAGGATCAAGTATGCAATGAAAGAAACCGTTTATGATACATTTACAACAGCtagttttgaaaaaaaatggtATTCGTTCATAGAAAAGTTTGATCTCCAAGAAAATGATTGGTTGGGTGGGTTATATATTGAGCGTCATAGATGGGCACCAACTTTGTTAAGGGTCTATTTTTGGGTTGGTATGTCAACTACGCAACGTAGTGAGAGCATATATGCTTTCTTTGATGGATATATCAATTCTACAACAAGTCTAAATCAGTTCGTGAAACAATATGATAATGCTCTTAGAAGTCGGGCAGAAAAGGAATTTGAAGCTGATTTTAATTCGATGGATACAACAATTCCATGTGGGCCAAACTCGTCCATTGAGAAGCAATTCCAAAGTGAGTTTACGAATGCCAAATTCAAGGAAATTCAAGTGGAATTCAGATCTAAAATGAATTGTTCTGCCTCATTAAATAGCATCGAAGATTTCTTTGCTACGTATCATGTGTTGGAGGAGATATTAGTTGGAGACATACGCAAAGAGCGAGTCTTAAAAGTTGTGCTTAATAAGGAAAACCACGATTTCAAATGTGAATGCTCATTATTTGAGTTTAGAGGTATTGTGTGTCGGCATGTGTTATCCGTGTGTAGTCAGGAGAGGATT GAGTGCAATATTGGAATGGTGGAAAATCAGTTTGAAAGTAATATTTGTGTAGAATCATCTCTTGAGGTTGTTAATGGAGAGCATTACTTAGATTCGAGTATTGTG GTTGGAAATTGTATGTCATTCATGGATCTTTTGACAACATGTGAAACAACCTTGACGGGTTCATCTCAA GTTATTCAGGTGGAATATTCAGGTGGGATGTTGAAAGATTGTAAATTGAATTTTGTATTAATCCAAATTGTAAATGGTGCAGTATTGTAA
- the LOC127131064 gene encoding uncharacterized protein LOC127131064, giving the protein MKEEVTLLVIQALQEDLNQPKLSGNKIGLSINLNVTNTPLHRGLRVRDKIVPFTPVDVSFALGLSIVGKSLVVEEDQQCETLDLFKGADITINNIRKQLRYHKKKLVNFVRLYILLAFAEFYFPKTGNKVFTGFVKQLDDLDSLDAHSWGIVVYNFVVSSLCESLVVLKEGKNKAQRHLNRCVAILQIWAFNHLSLGKAPTVSRFSFTRVLNWPIIDRVVATEEELKYDIVNAALFEQGQQFVDVINYHRLVAENKDFKERIAVLEYEVRMMIEARVNTPFEEEVVQDDRQLVNFITEDEVGTLVGDVGHNTPFNDDANVTENQSKSKSNMATRMRKKPRKPGKRTILNL; this is encoded by the exons tcaataaatctaaatGTAACGAATACCCCTCTACATAGAGGACTTAGGGTTAGGGATAAAATAGTTCCCTTTACTCCAGTTGATGTTTCTTTTGCTCTTGGATTGTCTATTGTTGGTAAGTCTCTAGTAGTAGAAGAAGATCAACAATGTGAAACATTAGATCTATTTAAAGGGGCTGATATAACCATTAACAATATCCGCAAACAACTTCGTTACCATAAGAAAAAATTAGTTAATTTTGTTAGACTTTACATATTACTTGCATTTGCGGAGTTTTACTTTCCCAAAACAGGGAATAAGGTATTTACGGGATTTGTTAAGCAATTGGATGATTTGGATTCCCTTGATGCCCATAGTTGGGGCATTGTTGTTTATAACTTTGTGGTTTCTAGTTTATGTGAGTCTTTAGTTGTGTTGAAGGAGGGAAAAAACAAGGCACAAAGACATTTAAACAGGTGTGTTGCCATATTGCAG ATTTGGGCATTCAACCACTTATCTTTGGGGAAAGCACCAACTGTTTCTAGGTTTAGTTTTACACGTGTATTGAATTGGCCG ATAATTGATAGAGTGGTTGCAACAGAAGAAGAGCTAAAATATGACATAGTCAATGCTGCTCTGTTTGAACAAGGACAACAATTTGTGGATGTTATTAATTATCATAGATTGGTGGCTGAGAATAAAGATTTTAAAGAGAGGATAGCAGTTCTTGAGTATGAAGTGAGGATGATGATAGAGGCGAGAGTTAACACTCCGTTTGAGGAGGAGGTTGTTCAAGATGATCGACAACTTGTGAACTTTATCACTGAAGATGAAGTAGGAACTTTGGTTGGAGATGTTGGACATAACACTCCATTTAATGATGATGCCAATGTTACGGAAAATCAATCAAAGTCTAAATCCAACATGGCTACAAGAATGAGGAAGAAACCAAGGAAGCCTGGAAAAAGAACCATACTTAATTTGTAA